A window from Salarias fasciatus chromosome 11, fSalaFa1.1, whole genome shotgun sequence encodes these proteins:
- the LOC115397158 gene encoding H-2 class II histocompatibility antigen, E-S beta chain-like, translated as MQAPSLSSPVPWLLFLLFSPADSYFGYALIRCQFNSTRDVIYLEQLFFNKVFLAEFNSTLGKYVGYTEKMRKIAEEVNKSKGFLEQAKKNQKQCEDNRELVYDVLLTPVEPSVTLRSVEAAGMSHPGMLVCSAYDFYPKNIKLTWLRNGHEVTSDVTSTEELSNGNWLYQIHSHLEIKPSPGDKIICKVEHASLMEPKLYEWESITTSDKNKIAAGTAGIVLGLVFLIAGVIFYTRHNNGHQPVPTNPGIN; from the exons ATGCAGGCTCCCAGCTTGTCGTCGCCAGTGCCATGGCTgttgtttctgctcttttctccTGCCG ATTCTTACTTTGGCTACGCCCTGATTCGTTGCCAGTTTAATTCCACGCGAGACGTCATTTATCTGGAACAATTGTTCTTCAACAAAGTGTTTCTGGCCGAATTCAACAGCACGCTGGGAAAATATGTGGGATACACAGAGAAAATGCGGAAAATCGCTGAAGAAGTTAACAAGAGCAAAGGGTTTCTGGAACAAGCAAAAAAGAATCAAAAGCAATGTGAAGACAATCGTGAGCTGGTCTATGATGTCCTGTTGACACCAG TTGAGCCTTCTGTCACGCTGAGGTCAGTTGAGGCAGCAGGCATGTCACATCCAGGAATGCTTGTCTGCAGCGCTTACGATTTTTACCctaaaaacatcaaactgacATGGCTGAGGAACGGACACGAGGTGACCTCCGACGTGACGTCGACAGAGGAGCTGTCCAACGGAAACTGGCTCTACCAAATCCACTCACACCTGGAAATTAAACCCTCCCCTGGAGATAAAATCATCTGTAAGGTGGAGCACGCCAGCCTCATGGAGCCCAAGCTCTATGAGTGGG aatCAATCACAACATCAGACAAGAATAAGATCGCAGCAGGGACAGCGGGGATTGTGCTTGGCCTGGTCTTTCTCATTGCCGGAGTCATTTTCTACACGAGGCACAATAATG GCCATCAACCTGTGCCCACAAATCCAGGAATAAATTAA
- the LOC115396435 gene encoding H-2 class II histocompatibility antigen, A-U alpha chain-like has product MKKTCSSQLRRSAVLVLVLHSLTALSQIDHEITYVVGCYKDGPAQVQFELDSEEMMYADFDNGTLVYTFPSFFMFDPTKVFDTDEFFRNARKAKKSCPLVLTYVIGEEKHPPENTDPPESILYSAEEVKFGAENTLVCFVNHFFPPSIKVSWTKNNQPVSEGVSLSRYYPNSDRTFQQFSTLKFTPNKGDIYSCTVEHEALKSPKTRIWESDVAHESHSVGWDIYCVLGLGFGFLGVAIGTFLIVKGLQKKQLVAI; this is encoded by the exons ATGAAGAagacctgcagctctcagctgagGCGCTCTGCCGTCCTCGTCCTGGTCCTTCACAGCCTCACTGCGCTCTCCCAAA TTGACCATGAAATCACATATGTGGTTGGTTGTTATAAGGATGGTCCAGCTCAAGTTCAGTTTGAATTAGATTCCGAGGAGATGATGTATGCGGACTTTGACAACGGCACACTTGTATACacctttccttcttttttcatgtttgaccCAACTAAAGTATTTGATACAGATGAATTCTTTAGAAATGCCAGAAAAGCCAAAAAATCATGTCCGCTTGTTTTGACATACGTGATCGGAGAAGAGAAACATCCACCAGAAAACACAG ATCCCCCTGAGAGCATCCTCTACTCTGCTGAAGAAGTGAAGTTTGGAGCTGAAAACACGCTCGTCTGCTTTGTAAACCACTTCTTCCCTCCTTCCATCAAAGTCAGCTGGACCAAAAACAACCAGCCGGTGTCAGAGGGGGTGTCGCTCAGTCGATATTATCCCAACAGCGACCGAACCTTCCAGCAGTTCTCCACCCTGAAGTTCACCCCAAACAAAGGTGACATCTACTCATGCACTGTGGAGCACGAGGCTTTGAAGAGTCCCAAAACAAGAATCTGGG AATCGGATGTCGCTCATGAAAGTCACTCAGTGGGCTGGGACATTTACTGTGTTTTGGGTCTGGGCTTTGGCTTTCTGGGAGTCGCTATTGGCACATTTTTGATTGTCAAGGGACTCCAAAAAAAGCAATTAGTTGCTATTTGA
- the LOC115396466 gene encoding H-2 class II histocompatibility antigen, A-U alpha chain-like, translating to MKKTCSSQLRRSAVLVLVLHSLTALSQIDHEITYVVGCFKDGPVQVQFEFDSEEMIYADFDNSTLVYTFPSFFMFDPTKVFDTEHVFRNARKAKKSCPLVLTYVIGEEKHPPENTDPPDSVLYSAEEVKFGAENTLVCFVNHFFPPSIKVSWTKNNQPVSEGVSLSRYYPNSDGTFHQFSTLKFTPNKGDIYSCTVEHEALKSPKTRIWESDVVHESDSVGWDIYCALGLGFGFLGVAIGTFLIVKGLEKK from the exons ATGAAGAagacctgcagctctcagctgagGCGCTCTGCCGTCCTCGTCCTGGTCCTTCACAGCCTCACTGCGCTCTCCCAAA TTGACCATGAAATCACATATGTGGTTGGCTGTTTTAAGGATGGTCCAGTTCAAGTTCAGTTTGAATTTGATTCCGAGGAGATGATATATGCGGACTTTGACAACAGCACACTTGTATACacctttccttctttcttcatgtttgaCCCAACTAAAGTATTTGATACAGAACACGTTTTTAGAAATGCCAGAAAAGCCAAAAAATCATGTCCGCTTGTTTTGACGTACGTGATCGGAGAAGAGAAACATCCTCCAGAAAACACAG ATCCCCCTGACAGCGTCCTCTACTCTGCTGAAGAAGTGAAGTTCGGAGCTGAAAACACGCTTGTCTGCTTTGTAAACCACTTCTTCCCTCCTTCCATCAAAGTCAGCTGGACCAAAAACAACCAGCCGGTGTCAGAGGGGGTGTCGCTCAGTCGATATTATCCCAACAGCGATGGAACCTTCCACCAGTTCTCCACCCTGAAGTTCACCCCAAACAAAGGTGACATCTACTCATGCACTGTGGAGCATGAGGCTTTGAAGAGTCCCAAAACAAGAATCTGGG AATCGGATGTCGTTCATGAAAGTGATTCAGTGGGCTGGGACATTTACTGTGCTTTGGGTCTGGGCTTTGGCTTTCTGGGAGTCGCCATCGGCACATTTTTGATTGTCAAGGGACTCgagaaaaagtaa